In Thalassotalea sp. Sam97, a single window of DNA contains:
- a CDS encoding polysaccharide export protein — MKKINKQLGLALLVSSVLSGCTIPGGHIVGVSAEDQGQNDEQAFDVTTQVNTILITPETLNAIQEKQPVARQNPQLENQLQSYAYTVGVGDVLSVIVYDHPELTTPAGQFRDPEQAGNIVDAEGYIFYPYIGRVLVKGQSVEEIRNIITQKLARYIENPQVDVKVAAYRSKRTYITGAVNKPTVMPIANVPLTLLDAINSAGGIKDDADWRSIILTRGSSEEYLDLYALYQKGDMSQNRMLQHNDIIHVPRNDATKVFVMGEVNRPATLPIHRSGLTLAEALGNVGGFNEMTADASGIFILRSSDDATKVADVYQLDASNAAALILATQFNLKPMDLVYVTSAPIARWNKVISLLLPTVRGLDSLNDLDKTL; from the coding sequence ATGAAAAAAATTAATAAGCAATTAGGCTTAGCGTTACTTGTAAGCAGTGTTTTATCAGGATGTACTATTCCCGGTGGGCACATTGTTGGCGTTAGTGCAGAAGATCAAGGTCAAAATGATGAGCAGGCATTTGATGTGACCACGCAAGTAAATACGATACTTATCACGCCTGAAACACTAAATGCTATTCAAGAAAAACAACCTGTTGCGAGACAAAACCCACAACTTGAAAATCAATTACAATCATACGCCTACACTGTTGGCGTAGGTGATGTGCTTAGCGTTATCGTTTATGATCATCCCGAACTAACAACACCTGCTGGACAGTTCCGTGATCCCGAGCAAGCGGGTAATATTGTCGATGCAGAAGGTTATATATTTTACCCTTATATTGGTCGCGTATTAGTAAAAGGGCAAAGCGTTGAAGAAATTAGAAATATCATAACGCAAAAACTCGCACGCTATATTGAAAACCCACAAGTAGATGTAAAAGTCGCGGCGTATCGTTCAAAACGAACTTACATTACCGGCGCTGTCAACAAACCTACAGTGATGCCTATAGCGAATGTACCTCTTACGTTACTTGATGCCATCAATAGTGCAGGCGGAATTAAAGACGATGCTGACTGGCGTAGTATAATTCTAACTCGTGGCTCGTCAGAAGAATATCTAGATTTGTACGCTCTTTATCAAAAAGGCGATATGAGTCAAAACCGAATGTTACAGCATAATGATATTATTCATGTACCTCGCAACGATGCTACCAAGGTTTTTGTTATGGGGGAGGTTAACCGCCCTGCAACGTTACCCATTCACCGAAGCGGCTTAACATTAGCAGAAGCTTTAGGTAACGTCGGTGGTTTTAATGAAATGACAGCCGATGCGAGTGGCATATTTATACTTCGTTCTAGTGATGATGCGACCAAAGTAGCAGATGTTTACCAACTGGATGCATCAAATGCCGCAGCATTAATATTAGCAACCCAATTTAATTTAAAACCAATGGACTTAGTGTATGTAACCAGTGCGCCTATCGCGCGTTGGAATAAAGTTATTTCTTTACTGTTGCCTACAGTACGTGGCTTAGACAGTTTAAATGACTTAGATAAGACGTTATAA
- the rfaH gene encoding transcription/translation regulatory transformer protein RfaH — protein MSKAVTYKWYVLTSKPRDEQRAYDNLVSQGYHCFLPKISKVKKRNGVKSLTLEPLFPNYLFIQLDDEQANFNAIRSTRGIGAFVRFGMNHATIDADIIEQIRANQAQSSQPKTLEQMLDYQSGDLVTIQQGPFQGLTAIYQAKDGLERSILMINMLGQQSPVSVGNDAFDKGEA, from the coding sequence ATGTCTAAAGCAGTCACATATAAATGGTACGTCCTTACGAGCAAGCCTCGTGATGAGCAGCGTGCATATGATAATTTAGTCTCTCAGGGGTATCACTGCTTTTTACCTAAAATATCAAAGGTGAAAAAGCGTAATGGCGTTAAGTCACTCACGCTAGAACCTTTATTTCCAAATTATCTATTTATACAACTTGATGATGAACAAGCAAATTTTAATGCCATACGGTCAACGCGTGGCATAGGTGCTTTTGTTCGTTTTGGTATGAATCACGCGACAATTGATGCTGATATAATTGAGCAAATTCGAGCTAATCAAGCACAGTCGTCGCAACCTAAAACATTAGAGCAAATGTTAGATTACCAGAGTGGTGATTTGGTAACGATTCAACAAGGCCCATTTCAAGGCTTAACGGCAATTTATCAAGCCAAAGATGGCTTGGAACGAAGTATTTTGATGATCAATATGCTTGGTCAACAAAGTCCGGTATCAGTAGGCAATGATGCCTTTGATAAAGGCGAAGCTTAG
- a CDS encoding OmpA family protein — translation MLLAISASSVVALVYSKFNVSSKVMYFSRCGVQAAQSIKYITFALLAVVCVLLMPSAMAATSGIQFAEHGDEVTNKATLMFHGGELTSETTIKVVLKPATEPTPSTIEFLHYQSPTNDPNASDPNTYYDIITSEYSASGEVVGPYLSYLLALPAGSRAVGEDKLTFPANLGLQQTSSYATNDPVFIRVTDRDQNRNDQLRERIVVTLGTDTGADTEVIVLVESDVNSGIFIGYIATLNTSASEHDGVLSVLANSKITARYVDRFDQTDVSATAALVDPYGIIFNSETGEGVNDVDITVINVATGQAAEVFAPDGITQYPSTVRTGSVVTDAGGNRYQLAQGQFYFPLMKPGDYRFEIINPEGYLANASSKTNAELRQLPNGDQFSLTRGSRLEVFTVEPGPALEIDIPIDPEPAQPFVIKRANKGNAAIGDFVQFTIDVSNPSVVTAVPADTLIDVLPKGFRYVSGSLSVNGETAQAPRLSDDGVTMNISVPRLAPEESISIRYVTQIGADAELGQAVNTAYLLSQHAQGLLAKAKVTISEDLFSSKAIVMGRVIWDNCQAESSVPVDEQSVPGVRIYMQDGTFVTTDSNGMWHIEGVKPGLHVVQVDLDSLPEHLEVVECQPSPRRAGTPYSEFVDVQGGTLWRTNFHLRQKVSTLGEISIEQSIRASKTLGVELAVHFAHDSAVVDSVYLDEIKQLADFLQQNPETRVTIEGHTSVVGTVAYNHKLSQRRANAIASILTQQFAIDRGRVSAVGYGELKPLNFANDERAHAQNRRIIAQIEFLAGITDTPRKLDVTLNIRNQLSQYNRLQLDNYQIRYQVPNGWQLATGSGKVNKRTTAPQQLANNTLTWSLDKLSREQVHFSLVPTVAQIADYDLKNVDDSQRQHSTFDFSGVGIARIAYQNLASRNPEQIQSGAESRVSLQTLLQTAVNNTQEIQATSAAVKAYQQRQQQLQTSAVATKTSQGFAPVDTQLATEEAKEKKAEPGILSMQEGALVSRPTISLRFALDSRLQPKLSLNNELITEDRQAFKATDTDSGLTTYNYIGIDVKEPGAHQFVLQGIGPFGNARFEQTVNFVRTGEVQKVRLLNANGNVADGKSPIKIQLGLLDVDGNHIPAEVKLSIQNSQLSPYQSEYDRAVLQTPSEQLTMKPDGTVLFNPVTQAGMYSAEIIYDENVSEKIKFYVKPYLRDWIFVGFARGSAGYNDLSGNMQALDDADIDGDFYQDGEVKFYAKGKVRGDWLLTMAYDSKKRKDEERLNQTITPGAYYTLYGDAATQEHDAASREKLYLRLETDQFYALFGDFNTGLGQGEITAYNRSLTGVKAEYTGEQFNITAFAAETDQLFIRDDIQGEGVSGLYYLSNQNIAPNTESISIEVRDRFDPLQVIEQKSLTRFVDYSIDYSDGSLFFKRPINSVDRSNNPIFIVAEYEMQQAIGTEEVIAGGRIGVKLPGVTEQGGGELGVSHIDEGQSSRQGTLTGVDITYNVNDELRITAEAATTDSIVDGEQYKGDAYRVELEHQGKALDGKIYVNEEQAGFGLGQQSENSQGLRSVGTEGRYRFSEDLQLTAELSQQTDLQSQRKRDLAEARLELNQKSDNYYVGLRTVKESGGERRESQQSDQVLIGARQSLFDSRLVLTADYEQTLADDETIDFPSRLNLGADYDITDWITLNADQEFSFGDKGSEQASLLGLSARPYTGMSIGTNIEQKHSENGDRLFANYGLMQTVKLNDFWDINIGLDRAQLLKDEQGTTTPEEQQQATDFARDSVNSEDFTALSTGANYSKDAWAWDSLFEYRTSDSDDKYNLLSSVVHDLQDGIVMAGKVEVLSVQSNIDENDSLSSLISFGLAYRPMASRWIVLDKLEFKYDEQHSEFNQLRSRRFINNINANYLWDHKTQVALQYSFKYVLETIDENDYAGFTDLVGAEVRHNLSQTWDVGLHANVLHSWEAENYQYGYGGSIGYSPERNVWISFGYNLQGFKDRDFNGSEYTAQGPFLRFRIKADQNTFKSIFED, via the coding sequence GCAGCGTTGTTGCTCTTGTTTATTCAAAATTTAACGTCAGTTCAAAGGTAATGTATTTTAGCCGTTGTGGTGTTCAAGCTGCACAGTCAATAAAATACATTACCTTTGCACTGCTTGCTGTTGTATGCGTATTGTTGATGCCAAGTGCTATGGCAGCGACAAGCGGTATACAATTTGCCGAGCATGGTGACGAGGTGACTAACAAAGCTACGTTGATGTTTCATGGCGGAGAGTTGACCAGTGAAACCACCATTAAAGTGGTATTAAAACCTGCGACCGAGCCAACGCCATCAACGATTGAATTTTTACATTATCAATCACCCACTAATGACCCCAATGCGTCAGACCCTAATACTTATTACGATATTATCACCAGTGAATATTCAGCTAGCGGAGAAGTAGTAGGCCCGTATCTGAGTTATTTATTGGCATTGCCTGCAGGGTCGCGCGCGGTTGGTGAAGATAAGCTGACATTTCCGGCCAATTTAGGCCTACAACAAACCAGTAGTTACGCCACCAACGACCCTGTATTTATTCGTGTAACCGATCGTGATCAAAATCGCAATGACCAACTCAGAGAGCGTATTGTGGTTACCTTAGGTACCGATACCGGTGCCGATACAGAGGTCATTGTCTTGGTTGAAAGCGATGTGAATAGCGGCATTTTTATTGGTTATATCGCCACCCTAAATACCAGTGCCAGTGAGCACGATGGCGTACTGTCTGTACTGGCAAACAGCAAAATTACCGCACGTTATGTCGACCGATTTGACCAAACCGATGTGTCGGCAACAGCCGCCTTGGTTGATCCTTACGGTATTATTTTTAACAGTGAAACAGGCGAAGGGGTGAACGATGTTGATATCACCGTTATTAACGTCGCCACGGGGCAAGCGGCTGAGGTATTTGCACCCGATGGCATAACCCAATATCCATCAACCGTACGTACCGGCTCTGTTGTTACTGATGCTGGTGGTAATCGCTATCAATTAGCACAGGGGCAGTTTTACTTCCCATTAATGAAACCAGGCGATTATCGCTTTGAGATCATCAACCCAGAAGGTTATTTAGCAAACGCCAGTAGCAAAACCAATGCTGAGCTTAGACAATTACCTAACGGTGATCAGTTTAGCCTGACTCGAGGCTCCCGATTAGAGGTCTTTACCGTTGAACCGGGGCCGGCACTTGAAATTGATATTCCGATTGATCCTGAACCGGCACAACCATTTGTAATTAAGCGGGCTAACAAAGGTAATGCTGCAATTGGCGATTTTGTCCAGTTTACCATCGACGTTAGCAATCCATCCGTGGTAACTGCGGTGCCGGCAGATACGCTGATTGATGTGTTACCCAAAGGCTTTAGGTATGTGTCAGGTAGCCTTAGTGTTAATGGTGAAACAGCACAAGCTCCGCGGTTAAGTGACGATGGCGTAACTATGAATATTAGCGTGCCAAGATTAGCGCCCGAAGAGTCGATATCTATTCGTTATGTTACCCAAATTGGCGCAGACGCTGAGCTTGGCCAAGCCGTTAATACAGCGTATTTATTATCGCAACACGCACAGGGCCTGTTAGCAAAGGCAAAGGTTACGATCAGTGAAGACCTGTTTAGCTCAAAAGCCATCGTCATGGGACGGGTTATTTGGGACAACTGTCAAGCGGAGTCTAGTGTGCCGGTTGATGAGCAATCGGTGCCAGGTGTGCGTATATATATGCAAGATGGTACCTTTGTTACTACCGATTCTAACGGCATGTGGCATATCGAAGGTGTTAAGCCAGGCTTGCATGTTGTGCAAGTTGATTTAGATAGCCTGCCGGAACATTTGGAAGTGGTTGAATGTCAGCCATCGCCGCGTCGTGCAGGTACGCCATATTCTGAATTTGTTGATGTTCAGGGCGGTACGCTATGGCGCACCAATTTTCATCTGAGACAAAAAGTCAGTACCTTAGGTGAAATCAGCATTGAGCAAAGTATTCGAGCCAGTAAAACGCTGGGTGTTGAGCTTGCGGTACATTTTGCTCATGATAGCGCCGTAGTCGATAGCGTATACCTTGATGAGATCAAACAACTCGCCGATTTTCTTCAGCAAAACCCAGAAACTCGTGTGACCATTGAAGGACACACGTCAGTTGTTGGTACTGTCGCTTATAACCACAAACTATCGCAGCGTCGAGCGAACGCAATTGCCAGCATATTAACGCAGCAGTTTGCTATTGATAGGGGCCGAGTGAGTGCGGTTGGTTACGGTGAATTAAAGCCACTTAACTTTGCTAATGACGAGCGAGCGCATGCACAAAACCGTCGCATTATTGCTCAGATCGAATTTTTGGCCGGGATCACCGACACGCCAAGAAAATTGGATGTGACCCTGAATATCCGTAACCAGTTGAGCCAATATAATCGATTACAACTCGACAATTATCAAATTCGCTATCAAGTGCCGAACGGTTGGCAATTAGCTACAGGCTCAGGAAAAGTCAATAAACGCACCACAGCGCCACAGCAATTGGCCAACAATACACTCACTTGGTCACTTGATAAACTGAGTCGTGAACAGGTGCACTTTAGTTTGGTGCCGACAGTGGCACAAATAGCCGACTATGATCTTAAAAATGTTGATGATAGTCAGCGTCAACATAGTACGTTTGATTTTAGCGGTGTTGGTATTGCCCGTATAGCTTATCAAAATCTTGCTAGTCGTAACCCTGAGCAAATTCAAAGCGGCGCCGAAAGTCGAGTAAGTTTGCAAACACTTTTACAAACGGCTGTTAACAATACCCAAGAGATTCAGGCTACTAGTGCAGCAGTTAAGGCGTATCAGCAACGTCAGCAGCAATTGCAAACCTCGGCGGTAGCGACAAAAACAAGTCAGGGTTTTGCACCTGTCGATACCCAACTTGCTACCGAAGAGGCAAAAGAGAAAAAAGCCGAGCCGGGTATTTTGTCGATGCAAGAGGGGGCACTGGTTTCGAGACCAACCATTTCGTTGCGATTCGCCTTAGACTCGCGTCTGCAACCTAAATTGTCGTTGAACAACGAGTTGATCACTGAAGACCGTCAAGCATTTAAAGCTACTGATACCGACAGTGGTTTGACGACGTATAACTACATAGGTATTGATGTTAAAGAGCCCGGTGCGCATCAATTTGTACTGCAAGGTATTGGCCCATTTGGTAATGCGCGTTTTGAGCAAACGGTAAATTTTGTCCGTACTGGTGAAGTACAAAAAGTTCGTTTGCTTAACGCCAACGGTAATGTTGCCGACGGAAAATCACCAATCAAAATACAGTTGGGCTTGCTCGATGTGGACGGTAACCATATACCGGCAGAAGTAAAATTGAGTATTCAAAACTCACAACTTAGCCCCTATCAAAGTGAATATGACCGCGCTGTATTGCAAACGCCAAGCGAACAACTGACCATGAAACCCGATGGTACGGTGTTATTTAATCCGGTAACGCAAGCAGGTATGTACAGCGCTGAGATCATTTACGATGAAAACGTATCTGAAAAAATTAAGTTTTACGTAAAGCCATATTTGCGTGACTGGATATTTGTGGGTTTTGCCCGCGGCAGTGCCGGCTACAACGATTTGTCGGGCAACATGCAAGCACTTGATGACGCTGATATCGATGGCGATTTTTATCAAGATGGCGAAGTCAAATTTTATGCCAAAGGTAAGGTGCGTGGTGATTGGCTACTCACCATGGCGTACGACAGTAAAAAGCGTAAAGATGAAGAGCGATTAAACCAAACCATCACGCCCGGCGCCTATTACACTTTGTATGGTGACGCGGCAACCCAAGAGCATGACGCGGCAAGTCGTGAAAAACTTTATTTACGTTTAGAAACCGATCAGTTTTACGCCTTATTTGGTGATTTTAATACCGGGCTTGGTCAAGGTGAAATCACCGCCTATAACCGAAGCTTAACGGGTGTAAAAGCCGAGTATACTGGCGAGCAATTTAATATTACCGCCTTTGCAGCCGAAACCGACCAGCTGTTTATTCGCGACGATATTCAAGGCGAAGGGGTGTCAGGTTTGTATTACCTATCAAACCAGAACATAGCACCAAACACAGAAAGCATCAGCATTGAAGTGCGTGATCGTTTTGACCCGCTGCAAGTGATAGAACAAAAATCGCTGACGCGTTTTGTCGATTACTCGATAGATTATAGCGACGGTAGCCTATTCTTTAAGCGCCCCATCAATAGCGTTGATAGAAGCAACAACCCGATATTTATCGTCGCTGAATATGAAATGCAGCAAGCCATTGGTACAGAAGAAGTGATCGCCGGTGGCCGGATTGGCGTTAAGTTGCCTGGAGTTACAGAGCAAGGTGGTGGTGAACTGGGGGTTAGCCATATCGATGAAGGGCAAAGCTCGCGCCAGGGTACATTAACCGGTGTTGATATAACCTATAATGTTAACGATGAGCTTCGTATTACTGCTGAAGCGGCAACCACCGATAGCATCGTTGACGGTGAGCAATACAAAGGCGATGCCTACCGGGTTGAGCTTGAGCACCAAGGCAAAGCGCTTGATGGCAAAATTTATGTAAACGAAGAACAAGCCGGCTTTGGTTTAGGCCAACAAAGTGAAAATAGCCAAGGACTGCGTAGTGTTGGTACTGAGGGGCGTTATCGTTTTAGTGAAGATTTGCAGTTAACGGCTGAGCTTTCGCAACAAACAGATTTACAATCGCAGCGAAAACGCGATTTAGCCGAAGCGCGACTTGAACTAAACCAAAAATCAGATAACTACTATGTTGGTTTGCGCACGGTAAAAGAAAGCGGCGGTGAACGTCGTGAAAGCCAGCAATCGGATCAAGTGTTAATAGGCGCGCGCCAATCGTTATTTGATTCTCGCCTTGTGTTAACAGCAGATTATGAGCAAACACTTGCCGATGACGAAACCATTGATTTCCCGTCGCGCTTAAATTTGGGTGCTGATTACGATATTACCGACTGGATCACACTAAACGCCGATCAAGAGTTTTCGTTTGGTGATAAAGGCTCAGAACAAGCCAGTTTACTTGGCTTGAGCGCACGACCATATACCGGCATGAGCATAGGCACAAATATTGAGCAAAAACACAGTGAAAATGGCGATCGCTTGTTTGCAAACTACGGTCTTATGCAAACGGTTAAGCTTAATGATTTTTGGGATATTAATATTGGTCTTGATCGGGCGCAATTATTAAAGGATGAGCAGGGGACTACCACACCAGAAGAGCAACAACAAGCGACAGATTTTGCACGAGATAGTGTGAACAGTGAAGACTTTACCGCGCTTTCGACGGGCGCGAATTACTCAAAAGACGCCTGGGCTTGGGACAGTTTATTTGAGTATCGCACTAGTGACAGTGATGACAAATACAACCTATTAAGCTCGGTCGTACATGACTTACAAGATGGTATTGTCATGGCGGGTAAAGTCGAGGTGCTGAGCGTGCAATCAAATATTGACGAAAATGACTCGCTTAGCTCATTAATCAGTTTTGGTTTGGCGTATCGCCCAATGGCCAGTCGTTGGATTGTTCTTGATAAGCTCGAGTTTAAATACGACGAGCAACATAGCGAATTTAACCAGTTAAGAAGTCGACGCTTTATTAATAACATTAACGCAAACTACTTGTGGGATCATAAAACTCAAGTGGCGCTGCAATACAGCTTTAAGTACGTGTTAGAAACCATTGATGAGAACGACTACGCGGGCTTTACTGATTTAGTTGGCGCAGAAGTTCGCCATAACCTAAGCCAAACTTGGGACGTTGGCTTGCATGCTAACGTACTGCACTCATGGGAAGCTGAAAATTACCAATACGGCTATGGTGGCTCCATTGGTTACAGCCCAGAGCGCAATGTATGGATAAGTTTTGGTTATAACCTACAAGGCTTTAAGGACCGTGACTTTAACGGCAGCGAATATACCGCCCAAGGCCCATTCTTGCGCTTTAGAATAAAAGCCGATCAAAATACCTTTAAATCGATTTTTGAAGATTAG